From the genome of Bacteroidota bacterium:
GAGCCAAGATGCTGAAATTTTCTTTATCGATTAAGGCAAAAATCTTTCTGTTTTATTTTACAGTAAATTCAAATAATAAATGATATAATTCATTTTTAAAATGATAGGAGACGCTTATATTTTTAACGGTAGATTACTTGAAATAGATGATCAGCCGATAAAACTAAATTCAAAAAACAGTACTGTTGTTTACGAAGTTTTTACCTGGGAAAACAACAGTGCTGTTTTCTTTGATGAACATTATAAACGATTACTAAAATCTGTAGAGTTAAAAAAACTCAACAGTAAAAATATACCCTGTAAAGAAGAATTTTTGAATCATACCACAAAACTAGCTAACGCAAACCGTTTTGTGAAGAATAATATCCGCCTCGACTTAATCTTTTCAGAAGACAAATTCAATCATTACTTATTGTACTTCACAAAATCAATATTCCCAACAGAACTACAATATAAGAATGGTGTAAATGTTGGCTTATGTTTTGGCGAAAGAAAAATTCCGAATGCAAAAATTGCAAATAGCAAAATTCGAAGAATTGCTAATGAAAAAATTGCTGACAATAATTTATTCGAAGTATTATTGGTCAATTCTGAAAATATAATTACAGAAGGAAGCAGGTCAAATATTTTTTT
Proteins encoded in this window:
- a CDS encoding aminotransferase class IV yields the protein MIGDAYIFNGRLLEIDDQPIKLNSKNSTVVYEVFTWENNSAVFFDEHYKRLLKSVELKKLNSKNIPCKEEFLNHTTKLANANRFVKNNIRLDLIFSEDKFNHYLLYFTKSIFPTELQYKNGVNVGLCFGERKIPNAKIANSKIRRIANEKIADNNLFEVLLVNSENIITEGSRSNIFFVKNNTIYTSKVKRVLNGVTRQKVIEIANKINIEVKETDIKLENISEYESAFLTSTAMIVLPISNIENIRLSVKNKIIEKLYSSFLGL